GGAATCCTTGGTTTTTTTCTTTCAGCTATTATTGATAATCTGACGACTACCATCATTCTGGTGAGTTTGTTAAGGAAATTGATTTCTGATCGAAACGAAAGAATCTGGTATGTAAGTCTGATTATTATTGCTGCCAATGCCGGAGGTGCCTGGTCACCGATAGGGGATGTTACGACAACGATGCTTTGGATAGGTAAAAAAGTTTCTGCTTTAGGTCTGATAGAATATATTGTACTGCCATCGATAGCATGTTTTTTCTTTCCTTTTTTGATAGCTTCATATCACAAAGTATTTAAAGGAGAAGTCGATCAATCATCTGATGTGGATGTACATTCTAAAAAGTTATTGAGTAGTTCTACGATGTTGTATCTTGGTTTGGCTATGATTGTATTTGTTCCGATATTCAAATCAATAACGCATCTTCCACCTTATATCGGCATGATGTTTAGTTTAGGGGTGGTGTGGCTGGTTTCTGAATATATTCATCCGGAAGAAGATTTTTCAGAACATGTAAAACATAAATATTCTCCGCATAAAGCGCTTTCACGAATAGAACTTTCCAGTATTCTGTTTTTTCTGGGTATTTTGATGGCTGTCGCTGCTTTTGAAACTATAGTGGTTGGAGGCGTAGGCTCTTTGCAGCATGTTGCTCAACTTTTAGAAAAGTCCATACCCAATCAGAATACAGTTATCATTCTGTTGGGAATTGGTTCAGCAGTTATAGATAATGTTCCATTGGTGGCTGCAGCGATGGGAATGTACACCATGCCAATTGACGACCCGTTATGGCATTTCCTCGCTTATGCTGCAGGAACAGGGGGGAGCATGCTCATTATAGGTTCTGCTGCGGGAGTTGCTGCAATGGGTATGGAGAAGATTGATTTTATCTGGTTTTTTAAGAAAATAACATTTCTTGCAGCAATAGGGTATTTTGCAGGCTGTCTTGTTTTTCTTTTGATGCATATGTTTTAAACCTGTTTTATTGGATTTTTTTTCATTATATATACACAACAGGATGTATTATCTTATGTAAAAACACCATAATCATTTTATGAATTGTTAGGTATATATTCCAAATTGAGATTTTAAAATTTATATTTGCGCCCAAATATAAATTTAAGATGATTGCATCAATAATTCTTGTATTCATAGTTGGCTATCTTGCTATTGTTTTTGAACATCCCTTAAAATTAGATAAAACTGTGCCTGCCTTAATCATGGGTGCAGTCATGTGGGCCCTCGCAGCTATAGGATTTCACTCCGGAATTCTGGATATAGTGGATACACACGGTCATGTTTTCAGTTTAACAGGTGTAACTGACCTCGCATTAA
The genomic region above belongs to Saprospiraceae bacterium and contains:
- the nhaD gene encoding sodium:proton antiporter NhaD, with amino-acid sequence MISAIVLLFVVGYLAIVFEHPLKLDKTVPALIMGALMWALVAIGFHYGILEVIDGHGHIYNLSSVTDPALLESGEEGFSAALLHHIGKISEILIFLIGAMTIVELIDLHRGFEVLKEWVHTKNKRKLLWIVGILGFFLSAIIDNLTTTIILVSLLRKLISDRNERIWYVSLIIIAANAGGAWSPIGDVTTTMLWIGKKVSALGLIEYIVLPSIACFFFPFLIASYHKVFKGEVDQSSDVDVHSKKLLSSSTMLYLGLAMIVFVPIFKSITHLPPYIGMMFSLGVVWLVSEYIHPEEDFSEHVKHKYSPHKALSRIELSSILFFLGILMAVAAFETIVVGGVGSLQHVAQLLEKSIPNQNTVIILLGIGSAVIDNVPLVAAAMGMYTMPIDDPLWHFLAYAAGTGGSMLIIGSAAGVAAMGMEKIDFIWFFKKITFLAAIGYFAGCLVFLLMHMF